A section of the Phaseolus vulgaris cultivar G19833 chromosome 8, P. vulgaris v2.0, whole genome shotgun sequence genome encodes:
- the LOC137825032 gene encoding lysine-rich arabinogalactan protein 18-like, with protein sequence MVLNIEKRARLAEVLSTRDDATAKAGASARPVSPASPTAPFAPSIQTTPTPASPQATPAPASPQDTSTPTSPVPIAVVPLATVRASPPPTPLESNKGVVLIASDDDEDTMEGPAFKRRKTTMVATSHSSSARRPASLRDNPPSASSPPNLLALEDGAKSVPEPAPTP encoded by the coding sequence ATGGTGCTGAACATAGAGAAAAGGGCGAGGCTGGCTGAGGTCTTGTCCACTCGCGATGACGCAACTGCTAAGGCAGGCGCCTCTGCACGCCCTGTCTCACCTGCCTCCCCAACTGCTCCTTTTGCACCTTCCATTCAAACCACTCCTACCCCTGCTTCGCCACAAGCGACTCCTGCCCCCGCTTCTCCACAAGATACGTCTACCCCTACTTCTCCAGTTCCTATTGCGGTCGTTCCTCTGGCAACGGTCAGGGCTTCTCCACCTCCAACCCCCCTAGAGAGCAACAAAGGGGTGGTGCTCATCGCTTCAGATGATGATGAGGACACCATGGAGGGCCCTGCCTTCAAGAGGCGGAAAACCACAATGGTAGCCACCTCCCATTCTTCTTCTGCCAGGCGCCCTGCCTCACTCAGGGACAACCCTCCTAGCGCCTCCTCACCTCCAAACCTTCTTGCACTCGAGGATGGGGCCAAGAGTGTTCCTGAGCCAGCTCCTACCCCTTAG
- the LOC137825033 gene encoding uncharacterized protein, whose translation MVRWAVELSEFDVHYEPQRPIKGQVYADFVVELSLGGAQPEEEFSFRWVLSVDGSSNQQGSGAGVILEGPNGLLIEQALRFAFKASNNQAEYEALIAAGMLLAKEMGARSLLVKSDSQLVTGQVTGEYQAKDPQMAAYLGYVQVLRNAFAVFELVHVPREQNACADLLAKLASSGKGKRQRTVIQETLKTPRTFVADNMVGVHQISMGREKARNHRSLTQETLRTPV comes from the coding sequence atggtgcgctgggcagtggagctcTCGGAGTTTGACGTTCATTATGAGCCCCAACGCCCCATCAAAGgccaggtgtacgcagattttgtagtAGAACTCTCCCTAGGAGGGGCGCAACCAGAAGAGGAGTTCAGTTTTAGAtgggtgctctcagtggatgggtctTCCAATCAACAGGGGAGTGGAGCGGGTGTAATCTTGGAAGGGCCGAACGGGCtgttgattgagcaggccctgaggtttgctttcaaggcaagcaacaaccaggcaGAGTATGAAGCCCTCATAGCAGCTgggatgctcctggccaaggagatgggggcaCGTAGTCTACTGGTAAAGAGTGATTCCCAGCTAGTTACGGGTCAAGTCACCGGGGAGTACCAGGCCAAGGACCCACAAATGGCCGCATACCTGGGGTACGTTCAAGTCTTGAGGAACGCGTTCGCGGTGTTTGAGCTGGTGcacgtcccaagggagcagaatgcctgTGCTGACCTACTCGCCAAGTtggccagttcgggcaaggggaaaaggcagaggacggtgatacAGGAGACCCTCAAAACACCACGGACATTTGTCGCTGATAACATGGTGGGCGTTCATCAAATCAGTATGGGTAGGGAAAAGGCGAGGAATCACCGGTCGTTGACTCAGGAAACGCTGAGGACGCCAGTGTAA